From a region of the Panicum virgatum strain AP13 chromosome 2K, P.virgatum_v5, whole genome shotgun sequence genome:
- the LOC120696003 gene encoding E3 ubiquitin-protein ligase SIRP1-like → MDGEMDWIAARFLLSTILGVHPLVVLDDGGRDDEHFPVDDRGQRAVVPTAVEAPEGVAGVSVCAVCTEEVAAGQAVVRLPCAHWYHAGCIAPWLRIRNNCPTCRAELPREGGAERPRPPAQHAAQLAEAAMEMAGGRLRREASYTMLAGTLPC, encoded by the coding sequence ATGGATGGGGAGATGGACTGGATCGCCGCGCGGTTCCTGCTGTCCACCATACTCGGGGTGCACCCGCTGGTGGTCCTGGATGACGGCGGCCGCGACGACGAGCACTTCCCCGTGGACGACCGCGGCCAGCGCGCGGTGGTGCcgacggcggtggaggcgcccgAGGGGGTGGCCGGCGTGTCGGTGTGCGCGGTGTGCACGGAGGAGGTCGCGGCGGGACAGGCCGTGGTGCGGCTGCCGTGCGCGCACTGGTACCACGCCGGCTGTATCGCCCCCTGGCTGCGGATCAGGAACAACTGCCCGACGTGCCGGGCGGAGCTGCCTCGGGAGGGCGGGGCGGAGAGGCCGCGGCCACCGGCGCAGCATGCCGCGCagctggcggaggcggcgatggagatggccggcggccggctgcGGCGGGAGGCGTCGTACACGATGCTGGCCGGCACGTTACCCTGCTAA